The proteins below are encoded in one region of Pseudomonas entomophila L48:
- a CDS encoding IclR family transcriptional regulator, with translation MAKASTTADNGKQKVRSAEVGTDILKALAELSPSTSLSRLAEHVQMPASKVHRYLQALIASGFAEQDPATNHYGLGREALRVGMAALGSIDVLKVAALPLSQLRDELNESCFIAVWGNQGATVVSIEPAVRAVTVVTQIGSVLPLLSSSTGLVFAAHLPERETVELRDQELAARQQTADDYTALLAQIRQRGLHHVHGLLMPGVDALSAPVFNAMGQIAAVMTVVGPTSIFHADEQGPAAQRLLAAVEAVSRRMGYQP, from the coding sequence ATGGCCAAAGCCAGCACCACCGCCGACAACGGCAAACAGAAGGTCCGCTCGGCGGAAGTCGGTACCGACATCCTCAAGGCCTTGGCTGAACTCTCCCCCTCTACTTCGCTGTCGCGCCTGGCCGAGCATGTGCAGATGCCGGCAAGCAAGGTGCACCGGTACCTGCAGGCGCTGATCGCCAGCGGCTTCGCCGAGCAGGACCCGGCCACCAACCATTACGGGCTGGGCCGCGAGGCGTTGCGCGTGGGCATGGCGGCGCTGGGCAGCATCGATGTGCTGAAGGTGGCGGCGCTGCCGCTGTCGCAGTTGCGCGACGAACTCAACGAAAGCTGCTTCATCGCGGTGTGGGGCAACCAGGGCGCGACAGTGGTGAGCATCGAGCCTGCGGTGCGCGCGGTGACGGTGGTGACGCAGATCGGCTCGGTGCTGCCGCTGCTGAGCTCGTCCACCGGGCTGGTGTTCGCCGCCCACTTGCCGGAGCGGGAAACCGTCGAGTTGCGCGACCAGGAACTGGCCGCGCGGCAGCAGACTGCCGACGACTACACGGCACTGCTGGCACAGATCCGTCAGCGTGGCCTGCACCATGTGCACGGCCTGCTGATGCCCGGGGTGGATGCACTGTCCGCCCCGGTGTTCAACGCCATGGGCCAGATTGCCGCAGTGATGACCGTGGTCGGGCCGACCTCGATCTTCCATGCCGATGAACAGGGGCCTGCGGCGCAGCGCCTGCTGGCCGCCGTGGAGGCGGTCAGCAGGCGGATGGGCTACCAGCCTTAG
- the hmgA gene encoding homogentisate 1,2-dioxygenase yields the protein MTRDTSPQLQYLSGFGNEFASEALPGALPVGQNSPQKAPYGLYAELLSGTAFTMTRSELRRTWLYRIRPSALHPRFERLERQPLTGALGAITPNRLRWSPQPMPAEPTDFIEGWLPMVANSASEKPAGVSIYIYRANRSMERVFFNADGELLLVPEQGRLRIATELGVLEVEPLEIAVIPRGMKFRVELLDDQARGYIAENHGAPLRIPDLGPIGSNGLANPRDFLTPVAHYEETSGPVQLVQKFLGEHWACELQHSPLDVVAWHGSNVPYKYDLRRFNTIGTVSFDHPDPSIFTVLTSPTSVHGMANMDFVIFPPRWMVAENTFRPPWFHRNLMNEFMGLIQGAYDAKAEGFLPGGASLHGVMSAHGPDAETCDKAISVDLAPHKIDNTMAFMFETSQVLRPSRQALESPQLQADYDSCWATLPSTFNPNRR from the coding sequence ATGACCCGCGACACATCACCCCAACTTCAGTACCTGAGCGGCTTCGGTAACGAATTCGCCAGCGAAGCCCTGCCCGGCGCCTTGCCGGTGGGGCAGAACTCGCCGCAGAAGGCGCCCTACGGGCTGTACGCCGAGTTGCTGTCGGGCACTGCGTTCACCATGACCCGCAGCGAACTGCGTCGCACCTGGCTGTACCGCATCCGCCCGTCGGCGCTGCACCCACGCTTCGAGCGCCTGGAGCGCCAGCCGCTGACCGGCGCGCTGGGCGCCATCACCCCCAACCGCCTGCGCTGGAGCCCCCAGCCGATGCCGGCCGAGCCCACCGACTTCATCGAAGGCTGGCTGCCGATGGTGGCCAACTCGGCTTCCGAGAAACCGGCGGGGGTAAGCATCTACATCTACCGCGCCAACCGCTCCATGGAGCGGGTGTTCTTCAACGCCGACGGCGAACTGCTACTGGTGCCCGAGCAGGGCCGCCTGCGCATCGCCACCGAGCTGGGCGTGCTGGAAGTCGAGCCGCTGGAGATCGCGGTGATTCCGCGCGGCATGAAATTCCGCGTCGAACTGCTCGACGACCAGGCCCGTGGCTACATCGCCGAAAACCACGGGGCGCCGCTGCGCATCCCGGACCTGGGGCCGATCGGCAGCAACGGGCTGGCCAACCCACGTGACTTCCTCACCCCGGTGGCGCACTACGAAGAGACCAGCGGCCCGGTACAGCTGGTGCAGAAATTCCTTGGCGAGCATTGGGCCTGCGAGCTGCAGCACTCGCCGCTGGACGTGGTCGCCTGGCACGGCAGCAACGTGCCGTACAAGTACGACCTGCGCCGCTTCAACACCATCGGCACCGTCAGCTTCGACCACCCCGACCCGTCGATCTTCACCGTGCTCACCTCGCCGACCAGCGTCCACGGCATGGCCAACATGGACTTCGTGATCTTCCCGCCGCGCTGGATGGTGGCCGAGAACACCTTCCGCCCACCATGGTTCCACCGCAACCTGATGAACGAGTTCATGGGCCTGATCCAGGGCGCCTACGACGCCAAGGCCGAAGGCTTCCTGCCCGGCGGCGCCTCGCTGCACGGGGTGATGAGCGCCCATGGCCCGGACGCCGAGACCTGCGACAAGGCCATCTCGGTGGACCTGGCGCCGCACAAGATCGACAACACCATGGCCTTCATGTTCGAGACCAGCCAAGTGCTGCGCCCGAGCCGCCAGGCCCTCGAAAGCCCGCAGTTGCAGGCCGACTACGATAGTTGCTGGGCCACCTTGCCGAGCACCTTCAACCCGAACCGGAGATAA